Sequence from the Sphingomonas sp. SORGH_AS_0950 genome:
GGCGGGGTCAGGTCCGGCGCGAGGGCGATGGCGGGGGGCGAGACATCGCCGTCCGCATCGGCCTGGGTCACGCGGACCGTCTCGCCATTGGTCTGCGGCGTGGTCAGCGTGGCGCTGTAGCTGCCGTCCGGATTGACGGTGGTGCCGCCGATGACGGTGCCGGTCGCATCGCGCACGGTGATCGTCGCGCCCGCCTGTCCGGTGCCCGATACGCTCGCGCCGTCCAGCGCGACGCTGGCGATCGGTGCGCCCGGCGTGTCGTTGGGTACCAGATCGGGGGCGATCGCCGCGCCCGGTGCCGAGACATTGCCTGCCGCATCCGCCTGGGTCAGCGTCAATAGCTGTCCGTTGGTCAGCGGCGGGGCGAGCGCGACGGTGAAGCGGCCATCCGCGCCGACCGGCACGGTGGCGATCACCAGCCCGACCGGATCGGTGATGGTGACGATCGCGCCGACCTCGCCGGTGCCGGTCAGGCTGGCGCCATCGACCGCCACGACGGCGGCGGGTGCGTTCGGCGGCGTCAGATCCAGCGCGGCAACGCTCGTGCTGCCCGAGATATTGCCGGTGGCATCGGCTTGGCTGACCGACAGGATCTGCCGGTCGATCTGCGCGACGGGCAGGAGCACGGCATAGCTTCCCCCTGCATTGACGGTCGCGGTGCCCAGCACGTTGCCGCCCGCATCGCGCACCGTCACGGTCGCGCCGACCTCGCCCGTGCCCGACACGATCCTACCCGTCGGATCGAGCGAGGCGAGCGGCGCGCCCGGCGCGGTGATGTCGGGTGCGGTCGCGGTGGTCGCGCCCGAGACATTGCCCGTCGCGTCGGACAGGGTGGCGCTGATCGTCCCGCCATTCGCCTGGGCGGGGGTCAGGGGCACGGCGAACAGGCCATCGGCACCGATCGCGCCGCTGCCGATCACCGTCCCGTCGCCGTCGCGGATGGTGACGGTCGCCCCCGCTTCGCCGCTGCCGCTGGCCAGGGTGCCGTCGGCGTTGACGGCGACCAGCGGCGCATCGGGCGCGGTGAAGTCGGGCGCGGTCACCGTCACCGGGGCGGAGGCATTGCCCGCTGCGTCGGCCTGCGTCACCAGTAGGGTGTCGCCGTCGATCTGGGGCGGGGCGAGGACGACCGTATAGGCGCCGTTGGCGGCGGCGGTCGCGGTGGCGACCACCGTGCCGCCCGCATCGCGCACAGTAACGGTCGCGCCCACCTCGGCCAGCCCGGTCACGACCGTGCCGGTGGCATCGATCGCGGCGGTCAGTCCGACCGGTACGCTGGTATCGAGCGCGGTCAGCGCCAGCGGCGCCGAGACATTGCCCGCCGCATCGGCCTGGGTGACGGTCAGCGCCTGGCCGTTCACCTGCGGCGTGGTCAGCGTGACGGCAAAGCCGCCGTCCGCCCCGACCTGCGCGGTGCCCAGCACCGTTCCGTCCGCCGCGCGCACGGTGACGGTGGCGCCGACCTCGCCGGTGCCGCCGACCGTGATGCCCTCGGGCGACAGCGTGGCGACGGGCGCGGCGGGGGCGGTCAGGTCGGGGGCGATGGGGGCGACGGAGAGCGAGGCATTGCCCGCCGCGTCCGCCTGCGTCACCTGCAAGGTCTCTGCATTGCGTTGCGGGGTGGTCAGCGTCGCGACATAGCTGCCGTCCGCACCGACGATGGCGGTGCCGATGACGATACCGGCAGGATCGCGAATGGTGACGCTGGCCCCCGCTTCGCCCAGGCCGGTCACCAGCGTTCCGTCGCCGCTGACCGTCGCGGTCAGCCCGGTGGGTGCGGTGATGTCCGGCGCGGTGACGATGACGACGGGCGAGGCATTGCCCGCCGCATCGGTCTGGATGATCTGCACGGTCTCGCCATTGGCCTGCGGCGTGGCGAGCGGGACGGCGAAGCCGCCGTCCGCGCCGACCTGCGCGGTGCCCAGCAGGGTGCCGTCGGCGGCCCGCACGGTGACGGTCGCGCCGGGCTCGCCGGTCCCCGCCAGCGTCACCCCGGCATCGACGACCGATCCGGTCGGCGCGAGCGGCGCGGTGATATCGGGCGCGGTCAGCGGGACGGGGGCGGAGACATTGCCCGCCGCATCGGCCTGGGTCACGCTCAGCACCTGGCCATTGGCCTGCGGGGTGGTCAGCGTCGCGCTATAGCCGCCATTGGCATCGACCTGCGCGGTGCCGATCGCCGTGCCGCCCGCATCGCGGATCGTGACGGTCGCACCGGGCTCGCCGCTGCCGGTCACGACGATGCCGTTGCCGTCGATCGTCGCGGTCAGCCCGGTCGGGGCGGTGATGTCCGGTGCGGTGAGGGTGACGGAGGAGGAGCTATTCCCGCCGCGATCGGTCTGGCCGACCGTCAGGGTCTCGCCATTGGCCTGGGCGGGGGACAGGGTGACGCTATAGCCGCCGTCCGCGCCGACCACCGCGCTCGCCAGCGGCGTGCCGTCCGGCCCGCGCACGGTGACCGTGGCGAAGGGCTCGCCGGTGCCGATGACCGCGCTGCCATCCGGCGCGATCGTCGCGACGGGCGCATCGGGGGCGGTCACGTCGGGGGCGGCGACGATGCTGGGGTCGGAGACATTGCCCGCCGCATCGGTCTGCGTCGCGGTCAGGACCTGGCCGCCGGTCTGCGGCGTGGTTAGCGACACGACGAAGCTGGTGTCGGCGGCGACCACCGCGCTGCCCAGCAGATTGCCGTTCGCATCGACGATCCGGACCGTCGCGCCGGGCTCGCCATTGCCATAGACCGCCGCGCCGTCACCCGACAGCGTGACGCCGGGCGCGTCCGGCGGGGTGATGTCGGGGGCGACCGTCATCATCGGCGGCGAGATGTTGCCCGCCGCGTCGGTCTGCGTGACCATCAGCATCTCGCCATTGGCCTGCGGCGTCGGCAGCGTCACCGAGAAGCTGCCGTCCGCCGCCACGGGCGCGGTCGCGATCAGCGTGCCGTCGGCGTCGCGAATCTCGACGATCGCGCCCGCCTCGCCGGTGCCGGTGACGACCGTGCCCTCGGGGCTGAGCGCGACCGAGGGCGCGTCGGGCGCCGCCAGATCGGGCGTGACGATGGTGACGGCGGCGGAGACATTGCCCGCCGCGTCGGTCTGCGTCGCCGACAGCATCCGGCCATCGGCGGTGCCGGTGGGCAACGTGACGCTGAACGCGCCATCCGCGCCGACGATGGCGGTCCCGATCGGCAGGCCATCGGCGTCCGTGACCCGCACGGTCGCGCCGGGCTCGCCCGTCCCGGTCAGCACCGTGCCGTCCGCGCTGACCGCGACGACCGGCGCGCCGGGGGCGCTGGTATCCGGCGCGGTCAGCGAGGCCGCAGCCGAGACATTGCCCGCCGCATCCGCCTGGGTGACGGTCAGCGTCTCGCCATTGGTCTGCGGCGTGGTCAGCGTCAGCGTATAATTGCCCTGCGCATCGACGGTGGCGGAGCCGATGACCTGCCCGGCGGCGTCACGAACCGAAACCGTCGCGCCGGGCTCGCCGGTGCCGGTGACGGTGTCGCCATTCCGCCCGAGCGTCGCGGTCGGCGCGGCGGGCGCGGTCGTATCGGGTGCGGTTAGCGTGGCGGCGGGCGATATATTCCCGGCCGCGTCGGCCTGGGTTACGGTCAGGGTGCCGCCATTGGCCTGCGGCGTGGTCAGCGTCAGCGTGTAGTTGCCCTGCGCATCGACGGTGGCGGAGCCGATGACCTGCCCGGCCGCGTCACGAACCGAAACCGTCGCGCCGGGCTCGCCGGTGCCGGTGACGGTGTCGCCATTCTGCCCCAGCGTGGCAGTCGGTGCGGCGGGCGCGGTCGTATCGGGCGCGTTCAGTGTGGCGGCGGGCGAGGCATTCCCGGCCGCGTCGGCCTGGGTGACGGTCAGGGTGCCGCCATTGACCTGCGGCGTGGTGAGGGTCAGCGTGTAATTGCCCTGCGCATCGACGGTGGTGGTGCCGATGACCTGTCCGGCCGCGTCACGAACCGAAACCGTCGCGCCGGGTTCGCCGGTGCCGGTCACGGTCGCGCCATTCTGGCCGAGCGTCGCGGTCGGTGCGACGGGCGGGGTGATGTCGGGTGCGGTCAGCGTGGCGGCGGACGAGACATTGCCCGCGGCATCCGCCTGGGTGACAGTCAGGGTGCCGCCATTGGCCTGCGGCGTGGTCAGCGTCAGCGTATAATTGCCCTGCGCATCGACCGTTGCGGTGCCCAGCACGTTTCCGGCGGCATCGCGGACGGTGACGGTCGCGCCGGGCTCGCCGGTGCCGGTGATCGTCGTGCCCTGGCCGTTCACGGTCGCGGTTGGGGCGGTGGGGGGTGTGATGTCGGGGGCGGTGACGCTCGCGCCCGGCGAGACATTGCCCGCCGGGTCCGACTGGGTGACGGTGATCGGCTGGCCGTTGGTCTGGGGCGGGTTGAGCGTGACGGCATAGTTGCCGTCCGCGCCGACCGTGCCGGTCCCGATCACCGTGCCGGTGGGATCGGTGACGCGGACCGTCGCCCCGGCCTCGCCGGTGCCGGTGACGCCGGTTCCGGCCGGGTTGAAGATGGCGGTGGGCCGCGCGGGCGCTTGCGTATCGGCGGTCGGTGGGGTGGCGGGGGCGCGATCGTCGCCGCCGCCGCCACCCGAGACGGCCGCGACCAGACCGCCGACCCCCGCCACGCCCAGCACGGCGGGCAGGATGAACGACGCGCCGCCGCCCTGCGCCGCCCCCTGCGCGGCCAGCAGGTCGTCGAGGCTGGTCAGCGCGGTGAAGCGGCCCGCGCCACTGGCGGCGGGATGCGCCAGCCATTGACCGCCCTGATCGTCGCGCAGGACGAGGTCGCTGATGGTGCCGCGCTGCTCGTTGTAGAAATTGTCGATACGAATGGTCTGGCCATCGTTCAGGCGGATGATCAGGTCGTTGCCCTGCCGTTCCATCGCGGCGACCTGCGCGCGGTCGAGGTCGAGCCGGATGACGCTGGGCGCATCCAGCGTGATGACGTCAGCGGCGGTGGTGGTCGTGGTTCCGCTGGCCTTGGCGATGATCTCGGTCTGCATGCCCTGCTCCTCCCAAAAGCTGTTCCCGGCGTCCGGCACGGGATGCCGGACGGGGGCGACGGCGCATGGGTCGCACAGAGATGCGGACGCACGGCCTGCCCCTTATGAAGCGGGAACCACGGCCTGGGTCGGCGGATGCTGGGATTCCGAATCCGGATTTGATTCAGATGGTTAACGGAAGTTTACGCGCGTCCGTCACCGCCGGGGCGAAAGCGTCGGCGCATCGTCGTCGGTCATCGTCACGCGGCGGATCCCGCCGTCCGGGTCGTAGCGGATCCGGTCGATCGCCACGACCCGTTCGCCCTGGAACGGGCCGGGTCCGGCCGCGCGGTCCCAGCGGTGATAGACGATCAGCCAGCGCCCGTCGGGCGTCTTCACGAAGCTATGATGCCCCGGCCCCTGATGCCGCGCGTCGCTGGTCAGGATCGCACCGCGATAGCGCCATGGCCCGACGGGCGAGGGGGCGGTGGCATAATGGACCGAATAATCGGGTCCGTCGAAGCGGCCATGGCTGTAGGACAGGTAATAGAGCCCGCCGCGTTCGTGCATGAACGCGCCTTCGGTGAAGTTCGGCGGCTGTTGCACCGGAATCTCGCGCGCGAGCGACACCATGTCGGGCTTCAGTTGCCAGACGCGCAGCCTCGCCCCCGCGCTGCCGCCCGCATAGAGATAGGTCCGGCCCGACTTGCGGTCGGTAAAGACCATCGGGTCGATCGCCTCGAACCCCGGGCCGCCGATGACGAGCGGGCGGCCGCTGTCGCGATACGGTCCCTCGGGCCGGTCGGCGACGGCCACGCCGATCCGGCTGGGCGTCGGATTTTGCGGGCCGACCGAATAATAGAGATAATAGCGGCCGCCCCGCACTGCGACGCCGGGCGCCCAGAGGAAATGGTCGCGGGCGCCGTCGTCCTTGATCCAGCCGATCTGGTCGCGCCGGATCAGCGCGCCGCGCGGCCGCCAGTCCTTGAGGTCGCGGCTGGAAAAGGCGCCGAACCGGTCGGCGGCCCAACTGCCCCCCGGCCCGCCGGTGGGAAAGATCCACATCTCGTCGCCGATCATCATGGCATGCGGGTCGGCCCCCTCGAATTGCGGGTTCCGCGCGGCGACCGAGACGGTGATCGCCAGCGCCAGTCCGGCGGCGGCGCAATAGTGGAACGCCCTCATCCTGATCCTCTCTCATGGTTGCGGCCGACCTGTCGCGGTCGATCCGATTGGTCGTACAATATCCTGTAACATCGACGGATTTTTCTCTAGCCTCCTCGTGCAAAAGACCAACAA
This genomic interval carries:
- a CDS encoding family 43 glycosylhydrolase; its protein translation is MRAFHYCAAAGLALAITVSVAARNPQFEGADPHAMMIGDEMWIFPTGGPGGSWAADRFGAFSSRDLKDWRPRGALIRRDQIGWIKDDGARDHFLWAPGVAVRGGRYYLYYSVGPQNPTPSRIGVAVADRPEGPYRDSGRPLVIGGPGFEAIDPMVFTDRKSGRTYLYAGGSAGARLRVWQLKPDMVSLAREIPVQQPPNFTEGAFMHERGGLYYLSYSHGRFDGPDYSVHYATAPSPVGPWRYRGAILTSDARHQGPGHHSFVKTPDGRWLIVYHRWDRAAGPGPFQGERVVAIDRIRYDPDGGIRRVTMTDDDAPTLSPRR
- a CDS encoding BapA/Bap/LapF family large adhesin, translating into MQTEIIAKASGTTTTTAADVITLDAPSVIRLDLDRAQVAAMERQGNDLIIRLNDGQTIRIDNFYNEQRGTISDLVLRDDQGGQWLAHPAASGAGRFTALTSLDDLLAAQGAAQGGGASFILPAVLGVAGVGGLVAAVSGGGGGDDRAPATPPTADTQAPARPTAIFNPAGTGVTGTGEAGATVRVTDPTGTVIGTGTVGADGNYAVTLNPPQTNGQPITVTQSDPAGNVSPGASVTAPDITPPTAPTATVNGQGTTITGTGEPGATVTVRDAAGNVLGTATVDAQGNYTLTLTTPQANGGTLTVTQADAAGNVSSAATLTAPDITPPVAPTATLGQNGATVTGTGEPGATVSVRDAAGQVIGTTTVDAQGNYTLTLTTPQVNGGTLTVTQADAAGNASPAATLNAPDTTAPAAPTATLGQNGDTVTGTGEPGATVSVRDAAGQVIGSATVDAQGNYTLTLTTPQANGGTLTVTQADAAGNISPAATLTAPDTTAPAAPTATLGRNGDTVTGTGEPGATVSVRDAAGQVIGSATVDAQGNYTLTLTTPQTNGETLTVTQADAAGNVSAAASLTAPDTSAPGAPVVAVSADGTVLTGTGEPGATVRVTDADGLPIGTAIVGADGAFSVTLPTGTADGRMLSATQTDAAGNVSAAVTIVTPDLAAPDAPSVALSPEGTVVTGTGEAGAIVEIRDADGTLIATAPVAADGSFSVTLPTPQANGEMLMVTQTDAAGNISPPMMTVAPDITPPDAPGVTLSGDGAAVYGNGEPGATVRIVDANGNLLGSAVVAADTSFVVSLTTPQTGGQVLTATQTDAAGNVSDPSIVAAPDVTAPDAPVATIAPDGSAVIGTGEPFATVTVRGPDGTPLASAVVGADGGYSVTLSPAQANGETLTVGQTDRGGNSSSSVTLTAPDITAPTGLTATIDGNGIVVTGSGEPGATVTIRDAGGTAIGTAQVDANGGYSATLTTPQANGQVLSVTQADAAGNVSAPVPLTAPDITAPLAPTGSVVDAGVTLAGTGEPGATVTVRAADGTLLGTAQVGADGGFAVPLATPQANGETVQIIQTDAAGNASPVVIVTAPDITAPTGLTATVSGDGTLVTGLGEAGASVTIRDPAGIVIGTAIVGADGSYVATLTTPQRNAETLQVTQADAAGNASLSVAPIAPDLTAPAAPVATLSPEGITVGGTGEVGATVTVRAADGTVLGTAQVGADGGFAVTLTTPQVNGQALTVTQADAAGNVSAPLALTALDTSVPVGLTAAIDATGTVVTGLAEVGATVTVRDAGGTVVATATAAANGAYTVVLAPPQIDGDTLLVTQADAAGNASAPVTVTAPDFTAPDAPLVAVNADGTLASGSGEAGATVTIRDGDGTVIGSGAIGADGLFAVPLTPAQANGGTISATLSDATGNVSGATTATAPDITAPGAPLASLDPTGRIVSGTGEVGATVTVRDAGGNVLGTATVNAGGSYAVLLPVAQIDRQILSVSQADATGNISGSTSVAALDLTPPNAPAAVVAVDGASLTGTGEVGAIVTITDPVGLVIATVPVGADGRFTVALAPPLTNGQLLTLTQADAAGNVSAPGAAIAPDLVPNDTPGAPIASVALDGASVSGTGQAGATITVRDATGTVIGGTTVNPDGSYSATLTTPQTNGETVRVTQADADGDVSPPAIALAPDLTPPAAPTATIDATGSVVTGVGEVGATIRIADAGGTLLGSGVVGATGRYVVVLSTPQTDGQPLTATQADAAGNASPGVGVIAPDLTAPIAPLGTVSGDGTTVTGTGEAGATVTIRDVGGTILATALVAGDGSFTATLSPAQADGQLLVLTQADPAGNISPIAQIAAPDISAPVGLTAAIDGAGIIVTGQGEAGATVTIRDAAGTVLGTALVAANGSYAALLTTPQVNGQLLVATQVDAAGNSGTPAPVTAPDLTAPLAPVGIVAGDGTAITGTGEAGATVTIRGPGGIVLGTALVAGDGSFTATLTPPQANGQLLSLSQSDPTGNVSPIAQVSAPDITAPVGLTAAINGAGTLISGQGEAGATVTIRDAGGTVIATAVVAPNGSYAAILATPQVNGQALSVTQADTGGNVGAAAAVTAPDLTAPLAPVGIVSGDGTTLTGTGEAGATVTIRGPGGAILGTALVAADGSFAVPLVPAQANGQLLSLSQADAAGNVSASAQATAPDITAPIGLTAAINGVGTLVTGTGEAGATVTVRDPLGTVIGTGIVAANGSYSVTLTVPQANGQVLQVTQADVAGNASLPGSVIAPDITPPAAPLATVNGTGTTVTGTGEAGATIRILDPAGQLVGTALVGADGGYSATLSTPQANGQLLSVTQTDAAGNASIRIVASAPDITPPAPPTATINPGGTVVSGLGEPGTTVEVRNAAGTVIGTGTVAPGGLYAVTLPSPQLAGETLSVGLRDGAGNVSAAVSIVAPFDIGAFDNTATALVDLVPVQTNENLGSANYTALVSLGLVNLDAQVLAIPNVQFTVDAGHTLAATFTYDSLANVGVASGYSVVVQRFNGTSWVAVDGGGTSSLLEVGLLNGNLVANADLGPGQYRAFVTFDNTLGVGLLGGLSVTGVDSDFTDIAQVIPAVTNGNVITDPGTGGQIDVVSPQTVVESVTLNGVTTAVTADATIVAGLWGTLTIARDGSYTYVPDANAAVLGKVDRFTYTLLDASDNERESATLTITIGSPDVTGAPLAVNDVATAAASFVNVVETRAPVVDTSFTTPLASILSGPQTGRAVDSFTVDANSVANVTLSAVIAPGLALLPSYTITVTNAAGTVVGTNSGTGVAGIGGVLGTGLSVTMTGLPSGTYNYTVTSTNALGTGYTSSVYVAQTVTHLDQFALTGTTPVSGDLLANDAPGSDFLEIRMLSGGRFVAVGDTPLTLTGAHGTLTINEVGQYSYQPSTTLGYSAVDPVDSFTYQIVQPDGQVATARLDVAVDINNGVAPAFPAATITALDADGMDHLALDVVPMMADIDQPAPVVTADHGDARIALSLMEGQGDLEAVLTRYLETQQPATVTLTDDDRGSTAIATDIGPIDAAPIVDDPLGYLTVSADPEQEKLATMHIM